Proteins found in one Planctomycetes bacterium MalM25 genomic segment:
- the phoP_1 gene encoding Alkaline phosphatase synthesis transcriptional regulatory protein PhoP yields MPAASKSKRILLVDDDAEIIESLRLALEANGFEVLVARDGNQGLALTERESPDLVILDMMMPKRSGFLVLERLRRTEDESPPVIMITANEGNRHKAYAEMLGVDDYLRKPFPMDRLIESVKRLVG; encoded by the coding sequence ATGCCCGCCGCCAGCAAATCGAAACGGATCCTGCTCGTAGACGATGACGCCGAGATCATCGAGTCGCTCCGCCTCGCCCTCGAGGCCAACGGGTTCGAAGTGCTCGTCGCACGGGACGGCAACCAGGGGCTGGCGCTCACCGAACGCGAATCACCCGACCTCGTCATTCTCGACATGATGATGCCAAAACGGTCAGGCTTCTTGGTGCTGGAACGCCTCCGCCGCACTGAGGACGAATCGCCCCCGGTGATCATGATCACCGCCAACGAGGGCAACCGCCACAAGGCGTACGCCGAGATGTTGGGCGTGGATGACTACCTCCGCAAGCCGTTCCCGATGGACCGGTTGATCGAGAGCGTGAAGCGGCTGGTCGGCTGA
- a CDS encoding MurE-like ligase produces MLSDQTKSIRVRDVLSAAAFFPADADPVGATVCTHLDQVAPGGLFVHEDAFDSSDAEAAEARGAAAVIAERILPGVRIPQVIVDDCREAGRLLSEHASRPIEPSVLRIHVAGARGAERTALTLAARHAAAGERVGLLTESCEDDGEACLPRRRNSSRGPEWWARRCELSGVSTAIVATTPRLHAEQTPLVVCLTSLRCDALNETGEVAWENSEAHREAILAAVGRIDSGVTLVVNADDPDCVRFASSHWGRVVMFGETERADLRGVVLDQQAGGQELLITAGGESAALEIEAPGRGARRDTLAAIATAMAVGMDLTAAVADHGVAPRTPLSLETVQSGQPFGLRLDRAMGPLDLAEAIEGVTVGGERAYVALRLADDPRVATRQLNTAARMADRVLAHGDAAMLDRLPPNATVVEDRLAAMAVVLGLADEGDTVLVAGCRDQGNDRDTADMLLRRRLECEDRRAAA; encoded by the coding sequence GTGCTATCCGATCAAACCAAATCGATCCGCGTGCGTGACGTCCTGTCCGCTGCGGCATTCTTTCCGGCCGACGCCGATCCGGTGGGCGCCACGGTCTGCACCCACCTGGATCAGGTGGCGCCGGGCGGGCTGTTCGTCCACGAGGACGCGTTCGACTCGTCCGACGCCGAAGCGGCCGAGGCCCGCGGCGCCGCCGCGGTCATCGCCGAGCGGATCCTTCCGGGCGTTCGCATCCCGCAGGTGATCGTTGACGATTGCCGTGAAGCAGGGCGCCTGCTTAGCGAGCACGCGTCGCGACCGATTGAGCCGAGCGTGCTGAGAATCCACGTCGCCGGCGCCCGCGGCGCCGAGCGAACCGCCCTGACGCTCGCCGCCCGCCACGCGGCCGCGGGCGAGCGGGTTGGTCTGCTGACTGAATCGTGCGAAGACGACGGCGAGGCCTGCCTGCCGCGGCGTCGCAATTCATCGCGTGGTCCCGAGTGGTGGGCGCGTCGCTGTGAGCTGAGCGGCGTCTCGACCGCCATCGTCGCGACGACGCCTCGCCTGCATGCCGAACAGACCCCGCTGGTCGTTTGCCTCACCTCGCTGCGGTGCGACGCGCTCAACGAAACAGGCGAAGTCGCCTGGGAGAACAGCGAAGCCCATCGCGAAGCCATCTTGGCGGCGGTTGGCCGGATCGACTCGGGCGTGACGCTTGTCGTCAACGCCGACGACCCCGACTGTGTCCGCTTCGCCTCGTCCCATTGGGGCCGCGTCGTCATGTTTGGCGAGACGGAACGGGCTGACTTGCGTGGCGTGGTCCTTGACCAGCAAGCGGGTGGCCAAGAACTGCTCATCACCGCGGGCGGCGAATCGGCCGCCTTGGAAATCGAGGCTCCCGGTCGCGGCGCTCGCCGCGACACGCTCGCCGCGATCGCGACGGCGATGGCCGTCGGCATGGACCTGACCGCAGCGGTCGCCGACCACGGTGTCGCCCCACGGACGCCGCTCTCGCTGGAAACGGTGCAGAGCGGGCAGCCTTTTGGGCTGCGTCTCGACCGAGCAATGGGGCCACTCGATCTTGCCGAGGCGATCGAGGGGGTGACCGTCGGTGGCGAGCGGGCTTATGTCGCTTTGCGCTTGGCGGACGACCCACGCGTCGCGACCCGACAACTCAACACCGCCGCCCGGATGGCCGACCGTGTCCTCGCTCACGGCGACGCCGCGATGCTCGACCGCTTGCCGCCGAACGCGACGGTGGTCGAAGACCGCCTTGCAGCGATGGCGGTGGTGCTCGGCTTGGCGGATGAAGGGGACACGGTGCTCGTCGCCGGATGCCGAGACCAAGGCAACGATCGTGACACAGCCGACATGCTGCTGCGTCGTCGGCTGGAGTGCGAAGACCGTCGCGCCGCGGCGTGA
- the rimO gene encoding Ribosomal protein S12 methylthiotransferase RimO produces the protein MSTNFTDDLRQAEQAKGSYTFISLGCPKNTVDSERMLGLLKLDGYDLVGDPEQADFAIVNTCGFIEQARNESFAAIDEMIDLKKEGKLRGVIVSGCLAERQKEALLEHRPEIDHLVGVFGRDEVTKVADRLLGGLEEQRLVFQPAPAKPLEDTSRLRITPNHFAYLKISEGCDRLCTFCAIPKMRGKHATKPIEEVIAEAEQLAADGVRELVVVAQDTTYYGMDLYGEPRLAELLGELEKVEGLDWIRLMYLYPMYFSDDVIDAIANSEKIVPYIDMPLQHASDRMLKRMQRRVASGPTRELVAKLRDRIPGLVLRTTFITGFPGETDEDFAELCQFVEEFKFERLGVFTYSLEPDTPAARLPNHLPEEIKNERRDQLMAIQQRIAFEWADAQIGTRQTVLIDNPSPEEPTAFIGRTVADAPDVDCVAYVTGEGLKPGDLVECEIVARHEYDLVAVAVGEPT, from the coding sequence TTGTCCACCAACTTCACCGACGACCTCCGCCAAGCCGAGCAGGCCAAAGGGAGCTACACCTTCATCAGCCTCGGCTGCCCCAAGAACACGGTCGACAGCGAGCGGATGCTCGGCCTCTTGAAGCTCGACGGCTACGACCTCGTGGGCGACCCGGAGCAGGCCGACTTCGCGATCGTCAACACGTGCGGCTTCATCGAGCAGGCGCGCAACGAATCGTTCGCCGCCATCGACGAGATGATCGACCTCAAGAAGGAGGGCAAGCTCCGCGGCGTGATCGTGAGTGGCTGTCTGGCGGAGCGCCAGAAAGAGGCCCTGCTCGAACACCGGCCCGAGATCGACCACTTGGTGGGCGTCTTCGGGCGCGACGAGGTGACCAAGGTCGCCGATCGGCTGCTCGGCGGCTTGGAGGAGCAACGCCTCGTCTTCCAGCCCGCGCCCGCCAAGCCGCTGGAGGACACCAGCCGCCTGCGGATCACCCCCAACCACTTTGCCTACCTAAAGATCAGCGAGGGTTGCGACCGGCTCTGCACGTTCTGCGCGATCCCCAAGATGCGCGGCAAGCACGCCACCAAGCCGATCGAGGAGGTCATCGCCGAGGCGGAGCAGCTGGCCGCCGACGGCGTGCGCGAGCTGGTTGTCGTCGCCCAGGACACGACCTACTACGGCATGGACCTGTACGGCGAGCCCCGCCTCGCCGAGCTGCTGGGCGAGCTGGAGAAGGTCGAGGGGCTCGACTGGATCCGGCTGATGTACCTCTACCCGATGTACTTCTCCGACGACGTGATCGACGCGATCGCCAACAGCGAGAAGATCGTGCCGTACATCGACATGCCGCTGCAGCACGCGAGTGACCGGATGCTCAAGCGGATGCAGCGGCGCGTCGCCAGCGGCCCGACGCGCGAGCTGGTCGCCAAGCTGCGTGACCGAATCCCCGGCCTCGTGCTGCGGACGACCTTCATCACCGGTTTCCCCGGCGAGACCGACGAGGACTTCGCCGAGCTGTGCCAGTTTGTTGAGGAGTTCAAGTTTGAGCGACTGGGGGTTTTCACCTACTCGCTCGAGCCCGACACCCCCGCCGCCCGGCTGCCGAACCACCTGCCCGAAGAGATCAAGAACGAGCGTCGCGACCAGCTGATGGCGATCCAGCAGCGGATCGCGTTCGAGTGGGCGGACGCGCAGATCGGCACGAGGCAGACGGTGCTGATCGACAACCCATCGCCCGAGGAGCCGACCGCCTTTATCGGGCGGACCGTGGCCGACGCGCCGGACGTCGACTGCGTCGCCTACGTGACCGGCGAAGGGCTCAAGCCGGGTGACCTGGTCGAGTGCGAGATCGTCGCGCGGCACGAGTACGACCTAGTGGCGGTCGCCGTGGGCGAACCAACTTGA
- the bdlA_1 gene encoding Biofilm dispersion protein BdlA → MSFFSPTLQEDASLGAVKHPNNQASVDRSEIEALRRSQAVIEFEPNGTILDANENFLKTVGYSIGEIRGQHHRMFVQPDYAESPEYQLFWERLGRGEHDAGEYRRFGRDGKEVWIMATYNPVLDEAGRCVKVVKYAIEITNLKQEQKNASRLLNMIDSMPLAVMYVDRDLVIRYANPATIELLKQVSDALPIPPDRIIGTCIDEFHKNPEHQRRLLNDTSNLPLSTQIELGGETLSFSVSAIFNDAGEHIGAMASGRIMTEEVQTKQKAASVGQTVATSVTEMVSTIEEISRNVARTANLAQDAEGVANQTSGHVSELGDSSRKIGEVVGVIQELADQTNLLALNATIEAARAGENGRSFAVVASEVKELANATAKATEDIEESVRQIQKRINLVVDSTDRITSGIGEVSANTTTVAAAIEEQSATMSGLGETAGELQALTVQS, encoded by the coding sequence ATGTCGTTTTTCAGCCCGACACTCCAAGAAGACGCCTCGCTCGGGGCGGTGAAGCATCCGAACAACCAAGCCTCGGTTGACCGCAGCGAGATCGAAGCGCTGCGGCGATCGCAGGCGGTGATCGAGTTCGAGCCGAATGGCACGATCCTCGACGCCAACGAGAACTTCCTCAAGACGGTCGGCTACTCGATTGGGGAGATCCGCGGACAGCACCACCGGATGTTCGTCCAACCGGACTACGCCGAGAGCCCTGAGTACCAGCTTTTCTGGGAGCGGCTCGGACGGGGCGAGCACGACGCCGGCGAGTACCGTCGATTCGGGCGGGACGGAAAAGAAGTCTGGATTATGGCGACCTACAACCCGGTCCTCGACGAGGCGGGCCGTTGTGTGAAGGTCGTGAAGTACGCGATCGAGATCACCAACCTCAAGCAAGAGCAGAAGAACGCCAGCCGACTGCTGAACATGATCGATAGCATGCCCCTAGCGGTGATGTACGTCGATCGCGACTTGGTGATCCGCTACGCGAACCCGGCGACGATTGAGCTGCTCAAGCAGGTGTCCGACGCCCTGCCTATCCCGCCCGACCGGATCATCGGCACCTGCATCGATGAGTTCCACAAGAACCCCGAACACCAGCGCCGGCTGCTCAACGACACGAGCAACTTGCCCCTCTCGACTCAGATCGAGCTGGGGGGGGAAACACTCTCCTTCTCCGTCAGCGCGATCTTCAACGACGCCGGTGAGCACATCGGCGCTATGGCCTCGGGCCGGATCATGACCGAAGAGGTTCAGACCAAGCAGAAGGCCGCCTCGGTCGGTCAGACGGTCGCCACGAGCGTGACCGAGATGGTCTCAACGATCGAAGAGATCTCGCGGAACGTCGCGCGCACCGCGAACCTCGCACAAGACGCCGAGGGCGTCGCGAACCAGACGAGCGGTCACGTCAGCGAGTTGGGCGATTCGAGCCGCAAGATCGGAGAGGTCGTCGGCGTGATCCAGGAGCTGGCCGATCAGACCAATTTGCTGGCGCTCAACGCCACGATCGAAGCGGCCCGCGCCGGCGAGAACGGCCGCAGCTTCGCGGTGGTTGCAAGCGAGGTCAAGGAACTCGCCAACGCTACGGCCAAGGCGACCGAGGACATTGAGGAGTCGGTCCGCCAGATTCAGAAACGCATCAACCTTGTGGTCGACTCGACGGACAGAATCACGAGTGGCATCGGCGAGGTGAGCGCTAACACCACAACGGTCGCCGCCGCGATCGAAGAGCAGTCCGCCACCATGTCCGGACTGGGGGAAACTGCGGGCGAGCTGCAAGCTCTGACCGTTCAGTCC
- the murG gene encoding UDP-N-acetylglucosamine--N-acetylmuramyl-(pentapeptide) pyrophosphoryl-undecaprenol N-acetylglucosamine transferase MurG, with protein sequence MSNEPHVLIAGGGSLGNVYPGLSIARRFLQRVPNAKITLAGDGRAIERHTVSAFGLAYATIPRADSPQGVLSAPGYVASNAAGWCVSHWLLREQEIDLVISLGGHAAGPVVRAARASGVPYVIIEQNCLPTPATLAATRDARLVCVAHEESAPRLPMGAPVLYTGGVGRPGFEDAFGDGSSGWRQPEPNEAGRPRLVVLGGVGGATSLNASMPQAASRLGEALSGWQIVHQTGDGWLTETERRYQEAGVEAVAVTYIDELAHLARETDLVVCRPSGSALAELSLAGIPAALVPDSRRRDALHQENARLAELRYGCPVVQESEGDFSKRLAEQLAPLLIDSASRQRIAERLAKNSQPHAASVIAEACCSVLGVAAPGGQGLRRAA encoded by the coding sequence ATGTCTAACGAGCCGCATGTCTTGATCGCCGGTGGGGGGTCGCTCGGCAACGTCTACCCGGGCCTCTCGATCGCCCGGCGATTCTTACAGCGTGTGCCGAACGCGAAGATTACGCTCGCCGGTGACGGTCGCGCGATCGAACGGCACACCGTCAGCGCCTTTGGCCTGGCCTACGCCACGATCCCCCGCGCCGATAGCCCGCAAGGCGTTCTCTCGGCTCCCGGCTACGTCGCGAGCAACGCGGCGGGGTGGTGCGTCTCTCACTGGTTGTTGCGAGAGCAGGAGATCGACCTCGTGATCTCGCTCGGGGGCCACGCGGCGGGGCCCGTCGTCCGGGCGGCTCGCGCAAGCGGCGTGCCATACGTTATCATCGAGCAGAACTGCCTGCCCACTCCGGCTACCCTTGCGGCGACACGCGACGCCCGGCTTGTTTGCGTGGCTCACGAGGAGAGCGCCCCTCGACTGCCCATGGGCGCTCCCGTCCTCTATACGGGCGGAGTCGGTAGACCCGGTTTCGAAGATGCGTTCGGAGACGGAAGCTCGGGTTGGCGACAGCCGGAGCCCAACGAAGCAGGCCGCCCCCGACTGGTCGTCCTGGGCGGTGTTGGTGGGGCGACCTCGTTGAACGCTTCGATGCCCCAGGCCGCCTCGCGACTTGGCGAGGCCCTTTCGGGATGGCAGATCGTTCATCAGACCGGCGACGGTTGGCTTACCGAGACCGAAAGACGGTATCAGGAAGCGGGCGTCGAGGCGGTCGCGGTGACTTACATCGATGAGCTCGCTCATCTGGCCCGCGAGACCGATCTGGTCGTCTGCCGCCCCAGCGGATCCGCCCTCGCCGAGCTCTCCCTGGCCGGGATCCCAGCGGCGTTGGTCCCCGACTCACGGCGGCGTGACGCATTGCATCAAGAAAACGCCCGACTCGCAGAACTCCGGTACGGTTGCCCGGTCGTTCAGGAATCGGAAGGCGATTTCTCTAAGCGGCTGGCTGAGCAACTCGCTCCCCTGCTTATCGATTCGGCTAGCCGTCAGCGGATAGCCGAACGGCTGGCGAAAAACTCACAGCCTCATGCCGCCTCGGTGATTGCCGAGGCGTGCTGCAGCGTGCTGGGCGTCGCGGCGCCTGGTGGGCAGGGTCTCCGCCGCGCCGCCTGA